AGTGGAACGTGCGGCAGTTGGTCAACCACGTCACGGTGCAGCAGCGTTGGCTGAGCCTGCTGCTGTCCGGCGTCTCGGCGGGGTCCGTCGGCGACCGCCTCGACGGCGACCTGCTCGGAGACGACCCGGCGCTGGCCTTCAAGCACGCGGCGGTCGAGGCGGAGAGCGCGGTCCACGACGAGGCCGCACTCGACGGCACCGTGCGGCTGTGGTCGGGACCCGCCCCCGCGCGTGATCTGGTCAGCCAGCTGACCATGGACCTCGTGGTCCACTGCTGGGACCTGGCCCGTGCGACCGGCGCCGACGAGCGGCTGCCGGAGTCCCTGGTCGCGTTCGCGCTGCGCGAGCTCTCCGGCTACGCCGACCGGCTCGCCCCCTCGGGCCTGTTCGACCCGCCGGCTCCGGTGCCGAACGACGCGGACTCGCAGACCCTGCTGCTGGCCATGACGGGCCGCCGCGCCGACGCTCCGCCGGGGGCGGCCGGGGAAACGGGGGCGGCAGGGGTGGCCGGGACGGGGCGGAGCCGGTGATCAGCGTCGATCTCCCACTGGTCGCCCTCGGCGAGGGCGGCATGCTGATCCCCGCCGAGCAGGTGACCGACCTGCTGCGCGAGATCGCCGGCGAGTACCGCAGCTGGGTGGAGAGCGACCCCACCGAGGCGCAGTCGGTCGCGGACGCCGCGCTCGTCCTCGACCGGCTCGCGGACCAGATCGACGTGGAGTGCATCGCGGCCAGCGGGGACGCGGACTGACGCCCCGCTCCTGTGACCGGCAGCCCCGGGTATCCCCCGGCACCCGGGGCCTGCCACGGACGGCGGCGGCGCTCAGGCGCGGCCGCGGGTGCCGAGCCTGGCGATCAGCAGGACGATCACCGCGCCGAGGATGGACCAGAGCAGGCCGCTGGTGTGGAAGGAGTGCGACCAGTGGTGGAGCTGGAACTCGTCGCCGAGGAAACCGCCGAGGAAGGACCCGACGACGCCCAGCACGACCGTGCCGAGCAGGCCGATCGGATCGCGTCCGGGGACCACGAGCCGCGCGACGGCGCCGGCGACGAGCCCGATCAGGACCAGGTAGATGATGTAGGCAACCATAGGGAGCGCCTGCCCTGACTCCGCTGAAGCATGCGGCGGCCCGCGGTGTGAGGCCGGAAACAGCGGGCAGACGCGGCGCATGACCGCCACCGACCCCACGACCGCTCCGCCATGTCGCCCGGCCGGCGTCACCCTGTTCCAGGAGACGGACTTCCACGGCCTCTCCCGGCATCTGAGCGACACCGGCCTGACCGCCTACAGCCCCGCTGCGCTGGGCCTGGCCAGGATCGCCTCGGTCGTGATCACGCCCGACGGCGGACCAGGGAGCGAGGCCCAGGTGCGGGTCTTCCGCGTCCAGTTGTACGACCGGGCTCCGGTGTACCTTCCCACCGGCGCGGAGGCGCGCGAATTCCGGCTCGACGTCACCGCCGACCTCGCCGACACCGGGGACTGGCGTACCCGGACGCGCTACGTCACGGTCGCTTCCTGCACGGCCGCCGACGCGGACTGGGGCTTCGGCCGGCCGCTGGCCGGCGGCGAGCCCGCCCGCTACACGCTCGTCGACCACCCGGCTCGGCCCGCGCCGTCCCGGCTCGAGGACGGGCTCGAGGACGGATGACGTCCGGCAGGCTGCCACGACCCAGGAGGTGACGTCGCACGGACCGGAAATGGTGGACCCTGATCGCCGTCTGCGTCGGCACCTTCATGCTGCTGCTGGACGTCACGATCGTCGTGGTCGCGCTGCCGGACATCCAGCGCGCGCTGCACGCGGGGTTCAGCGACGTCCAGTGGGTCGTCGACGCCTACGCGCTGGCCCTCGCCTCGTTCCTGCTGACCTCCGGCGTGCTGGCGGACCGCTACGGGCGACGACGGCTCTTCCTCATCGGGCTGGTGGTCTTCACCGCGGGATCGCTGCTCTGCGGGCTCGCGCAGACCTCGTTGATGCTGATCCTGTCCCGCGCCGGGCAGGGTCTCGGCGGGGCGATCATGTTCGCCACCTCGCTCGCCCTGCTCGGCCACAGCTTCCGGGGCCGGGACCGCGGCGTCGCCTTCGGCGTGTGGGGCGCGATCACGGGCGTGGCGGTCTCGCTCGGGCCGATCCTCGGCGGCCTGATCACCACGGGCATCAGCTGGCGCGGCATCTTCCTGGTCAACGTCCCCATCGGGGTGGCCGCGCTGGCCGTCACCAGCCGACGGCTGGAGGAGTCGCGCGCGCCGCGTCCCGGCCGACTCGACGTGGCGGGCTTCGTGCTGCTGACCCTGGGGCTGGTGGGCCTGG
This genomic interval from Streptacidiphilus rugosus AM-16 contains the following:
- a CDS encoding TIGR03086 family metal-binding protein codes for the protein MVTHRQPSIALPRAHSAALDHFDWLVRDVEPEQWRSATPCREWNVRQLVNHVTVQQRWLSLLLSGVSAGSVGDRLDGDLLGDDPALAFKHAAVEAESAVHDEAALDGTVRLWSGPAPARDLVSQLTMDLVVHCWDLARATGADERLPESLVAFALRELSGYADRLAPSGLFDPPAPVPNDADSQTLLLAMTGRRADAPPGAAGETGAAGVAGTGRSR
- a CDS encoding DUF6213 family protein; protein product: MISVDLPLVALGEGGMLIPAEQVTDLLREIAGEYRSWVESDPTEAQSVADAALVLDRLADQIDVECIAASGDAD
- a CDS encoding GlsB/YeaQ/YmgE family stress response membrane protein, with the protein product MVAYIIYLVLIGLVAGAVARLVVPGRDPIGLLGTVVLGVVGSFLGGFLGDEFQLHHWSHSFHTSGLLWSILGAVIVLLIARLGTRGRA